From Saimiri boliviensis isolate mSaiBol1 chromosome 9, mSaiBol1.pri, whole genome shotgun sequence, a single genomic window includes:
- the STMN3 gene encoding stathmin-3, whose product MASTLSAYKEKMKELSVLSLICSCFYTQPHPNTVYQYGDMEVKQLDKRASGQSFEVILKSPSDLSPESPMLSSPPKKKDASLEELQKRLEAAEERRKTQEAQVLKQLAERREHEREVLHKALEENNNFSRQAEEKLNYKMELSKEIREAHLAALRERLREKELHAAEVRRNKEQREEMSG is encoded by the exons ATGGCCAGCACCTTGTCGG CCTACAAGGAGAAGATGAAGGAGCTGTCGGTGCTGTCTCTCATCTGCTCCTGCTTCTACACACAGCCGCACCCCAACACCGTCTACCAGTATGGGG ACATGGAGGTGAAGCAGCTGGACAAGCGGGCCTCTGGCCAGAGCTTCGAGGTCATCCTCAAGTCCCCTTCCGACCTGTCCCCGGAGAGCCCTATGCTCTCCTCCCCACCCAAGAAGAAGGACGCCTCCCTGGAGGAGCTGCAAAAGCGGCTGGAGGCAGCTGAGGAGCGGAGGAAG ACGCAGGAGGCGCAGGTGCTGAAGCAGCTGGCGGAGCGGCGCGAGCACGAGCGCGAGGTGCTGCACAAGGCGCTGGAGGAGAACAACAACTTCAGCCGCCAGGCGGAGGAGAAGCTCAACTACAAGATGGAACTCAGCAAGGAGATCCGCGAGGCGCACCTGGCCGCACTGCGCGAGCGGCTGCGCGAGAAG GAGCTGCACGCCGCCGAGGTGCGCAGGAACAAGGAGCAGCGGGAGGAGATGTCGGGCTAA